The following coding sequences are from one Methanobrevibacter olleyae window:
- a CDS encoding ATP-dependent helicase: MIKKQTKSYSKKEIYKNLHPFVKEWFENNFDDFTPAQKQAILEIQKGNNILVSSPTGSGKTLTAFLSIINELTALADRGELEDKVYCIYISPLKALDNDIERNLDQPLREIEKIAKKPLGIRKAVRTGDTSQYQKTKMLKNPPHILITTPETLSILLVAPKFREKLSHVKYLIVDEIHSLAENKRGVHLSLSLERLQHLIGGYVRIGLSATVSPLEEVARFLVGYEYGIERDCTLVDINYLKELDIEVISPVDDIVIADDEDTRMATYALIDDLVMEHKTSLIFTNTRSATEQYVYNLKKLYGEHFNNTNIMAHHSSLSKESRLETEQKLKNGQLKAVVSSTSLELGIDIGYIDLVILINSPKSVSRALQRIGRSGHRLHEKSKGRIIVTDRDELVECSVLLKNAKEGKIDNIRIPKDCLDVLSQHIYGMGIENPWDIDYAYDVIRKSYCYKDLSRDDYEDVLSYLAGEYAELEERYVYAKIWIDYKENTFGKRGKLARMLYSTNIGTIPDHSAVIVKCDGEVIGKVEEEFMEKLKKGDSFVLGGRTYKFNYGKGMTINVSPASGPPSIPSWYSEQLPLAFDLAVDIQRFRYILESKFQYRRSKEEIMEFLHEYLYIDEFAANSIYEYFNEQFLYAQIPHKQKLLVEYYTGFGGRKFVVFHSLFGRKTNDAIARALAYLASDRNKKNITISITDNGFYLSSDGKIGSLEALKRLNPTNFEKILIKSLDKTETLASRFRHCAGRSLMTLRRYKGHEKSVGRQQVRGKILLKYIQEMDDSFPILKESRREATEDYMDIENAKRVISWIHSGEMEIKTINTIIPSPFAFNLVSQGYLEVLKQNDKREFTKRMHRAVIEKIKEQMENDYY, translated from the coding sequence ATGATAAAAAAACAAACTAAAAGTTATTCAAAAAAGGAAATTTACAAAAATCTCCACCCCTTTGTTAAAGAATGGTTTGAGAATAACTTTGATGACTTTACACCTGCACAAAAACAAGCTATTCTAGAAATACAAAAAGGAAATAATATACTTGTTTCATCACCCACAGGCTCTGGTAAGACTCTGACAGCATTTTTATCAATTATAAACGAATTAACAGCTTTAGCAGATAGAGGAGAACTTGAAGATAAAGTATATTGTATCTACATATCTCCACTTAAGGCATTGGATAATGATATTGAAAGAAATCTAGATCAACCTCTTAGAGAAATAGAAAAAATAGCTAAAAAACCATTAGGTATTAGAAAAGCAGTTAGAACTGGAGATACAAGCCAGTATCAAAAAACAAAAATGCTAAAAAATCCACCCCATATCCTAATTACAACTCCTGAAACATTATCAATTTTACTTGTTGCTCCCAAGTTTAGAGAAAAGTTATCACATGTAAAATACTTAATAGTTGATGAAATCCACTCATTAGCTGAAAATAAAAGGGGAGTCCATTTAAGTTTATCTTTAGAACGATTGCAGCATTTAATTGGAGGATATGTTAGAATAGGATTATCTGCTACCGTTAGTCCTCTTGAAGAGGTGGCGAGGTTTCTTGTAGGCTATGAATATGGGATTGAAAGAGATTGTACTCTTGTTGATATAAATTATTTAAAAGAATTAGATATTGAAGTTATATCTCCAGTTGATGATATTGTAATAGCTGATGATGAGGATACAAGAATGGCTACTTATGCATTAATTGATGATTTGGTAATGGAACATAAAACAAGCTTAATATTTACAAATACACGTAGTGCAACTGAGCAATATGTTTATAATCTAAAAAAACTTTATGGAGAGCATTTTAACAACACAAATATTATGGCTCACCATTCATCTTTATCAAAAGAATCTAGGTTAGAAACAGAACAAAAATTAAAAAATGGCCAGTTAAAGGCTGTTGTATCATCTACTTCACTTGAGCTAGGTATAGATATCGGTTATATTGACCTTGTTATTTTGATTAATTCCCCTAAATCTGTTTCAAGAGCCTTACAGAGAATTGGTAGAAGCGGACATAGGTTACATGAAAAATCAAAAGGCAGGATAATCGTTACTGATAGAGATGAACTTGTTGAATGTTCAGTACTGCTTAAAAACGCAAAAGAAGGTAAAATTGACAATATAAGAATACCTAAAGACTGTTTAGATGTACTATCACAGCATATCTATGGAATGGGAATTGAAAATCCATGGGATATTGATTATGCCTATGATGTAATTAGAAAAAGTTATTGCTATAAAGACTTAAGTAGAGATGACTACGAAGATGTATTAAGCTATTTAGCAGGAGAATATGCGGAACTTGAAGAACGTTATGTTTATGCTAAAATCTGGATTGATTATAAAGAAAATACATTTGGAAAAAGAGGCAAGTTAGCAAGAATGCTCTATTCAACAAATATTGGAACAATTCCTGACCATTCTGCAGTTATTGTAAAGTGTGATGGGGAAGTTATTGGTAAAGTTGAAGAAGAATTTATGGAAAAGCTGAAAAAAGGGGATAGTTTTGTTCTTGGTGGAAGAACCTATAAATTTAATTATGGAAAGGGAATGACAATAAATGTCTCACCAGCATCTGGACCTCCATCCATTCCATCCTGGTATTCAGAGCAATTGCCCCTTGCATTCGACCTTGCAGTTGATATTCAAAGGTTTAGGTATATCTTAGAAAGCAAATTCCAATATAGAAGATCAAAAGAGGAAATTATGGAATTTTTACATGAATACCTTTATATAGATGAATTTGCAGCAAATTCCATTTATGAATACTTTAATGAACAATTTTTATATGCTCAAATCCCCCATAAACAAAAGTTGCTTGTTGAATATTATACAGGATTTGGAGGAAGAAAATTCGTTGTATTCCATAGTTTATTTGGAAGAAAAACAAATGATGCAATTGCAAGAGCTCTAGCTTATCTAGCAAGCGATAGAAATAAAAAAAATATAACGATTTCAATTACAGATAATGGTTTTTATTTAAGCTCTGATGGAAAAATAGGATCATTAGAAGCATTGAAAAGATTAAATCCAACTAACTTTGAGAAGATTTTAATTAAGTCACTTGATAAAACAGAAACTTTAGCAAGTAGATTCAGGCATTGTGCCGGAAGGTCCCTTATGACTTTAAGAAGATACAAAGGTCATGAAAAGTCTGTAGGTCGCCAACAAGTCAGAGGTAAAATATTACTTAAATACATTCAAGAAATGGATGATAGTTTCCCAATACTTAAAGAATCTAGAAGAGAAGCTACAGAAGATTATATGGATATTGAAAATGCTAAAAGAGTTATCTCATGGATCCATAGTGGAGAAATGGAGATAAAAACCATAAATACAATAATTCCAAGTCCTTTTGCATTTAATCTCGTATCACAAGGATATCTTGAAGTTTTAAAACAAAACGATAAAAGAGAATTCACTAAAAGAATGCACAGGGCAGTTATAGAAAAAATAAAGGAGCAAATGGAAAATGATTATTATTAA
- a CDS encoding DUF5518 domain-containing protein, producing MAKMSSVFLGFLLTLVVYLFFGRYEFYGLLIVGFIVGYISQEGIVGGMWNAALAGAFGTIVSAILFIILITISGTALMGVLGGLSGFTISGITSLFAVIYEIIKYMIVMGITGAVGGALTKQKN from the coding sequence ATGGCTAAAATGAGTTCAGTTTTCTTAGGATTTTTATTAACATTAGTTGTTTATCTATTCTTCGGACGCTATGAATTCTATGGTCTTTTGATAGTTGGATTTATAGTAGGATATATTTCCCAAGAAGGAATAGTTGGAGGAATGTGGAATGCAGCACTTGCAGGAGCATTTGGAACAATAGTATCAGCAATTTTATTCATAATACTCATTACCATCAGTGGAACTGCTTTAATGGGCGTACTTGGAGGACTTAGTGGATTTACCATATCAGGAATTACAAGTTTATTTGCAGTTATTTATGAAATAATTAAATATATGATTGTTATGGGAATAACTGGTGCTGTAGGTGGAGCTTTAACTAAACAAAAAAACTAA
- a CDS encoding NfeD family protein → MYFEFWIILAIILLIGELLTGGFYLLSIGIGSIVAAILNYLQFSITVQIIAFILITLIFILISRPLYKELNKNTIDKKSNTERLVGLKAKVTEDIDSHKIGTIIVNGEVWKAISDEKISKEEVEILEIEGVKLKVKKSNN, encoded by the coding sequence ATGTATTTTGAATTTTGGATAATATTAGCAATTATATTGTTAATTGGAGAATTATTAACTGGAGGATTCTATTTATTATCAATAGGAATAGGATCAATAGTTGCTGCAATATTAAATTATCTTCAATTTAGCATAACAGTCCAAATTATCGCATTTATTTTAATCACATTAATTTTTATCTTAATCTCAAGGCCATTATACAAAGAATTAAATAAAAATACTATTGATAAAAAATCAAATACAGAAAGATTAGTTGGATTAAAAGCTAAAGTAACAGAAGATATTGATTCACATAAAATTGGAACTATTATTGTAAATGGAGAAGTTTGGAAAGCTATATCCGATGAAAAAATATCTAAAGAAGAAGTTGAAATTCTAGAAATAGAGGGGGTTAAGTTAAAAGTTAAAAAGTCAAATAATTAA
- a CDS encoding SPFH domain-containing protein yields MNIILLILIIIILIIIALKTLQILRPYEKGVVERLGKYNRTVESGLNIIIPFIETLRKVDLREQVVDVPPQEVITKDNTVVIVDCVIFYEVIDAFNAVYNVVNFYQAITKLAQTNLRNIIGDLELDQTLTSREMINAELREVLDVATDKWGTKVVRVEIQRIEPPKDIVEAMSKQMKAERFKRATILESEGYKESKIKKAEGDKQSTILAAEAEAEAIKQVANADKYKEIAVAEGKAKATEITYNAIHTGNPTNDLIAIKYLEALEKVADGNATKIFLPTEVSGILGSVGGIAELFKEDSKGVRILEGSSKEMQIDESNEKTE; encoded by the coding sequence ATGAACATTATTTTATTAATTTTAATCATAATAATCCTTATAATAATTGCATTAAAAACCTTGCAAATATTAAGACCTTATGAAAAAGGGGTTGTAGAAAGGTTAGGAAAATATAATAGAACTGTTGAAAGTGGTTTAAACATAATTATTCCATTTATAGAAACTTTAAGAAAAGTAGATTTAAGGGAACAGGTAGTTGATGTTCCTCCTCAAGAAGTAATTACAAAAGACAATACCGTTGTAATTGTGGATTGTGTAATCTTTTATGAAGTTATAGATGCATTTAATGCTGTTTATAATGTTGTAAACTTCTATCAAGCAATCACTAAACTTGCTCAAACCAATTTAAGAAATATAATTGGTGATTTAGAATTAGACCAAACTTTAACTTCAAGAGAAATGATCAATGCAGAATTACGTGAAGTTCTTGATGTAGCAACAGATAAATGGGGAACAAAAGTAGTTAGAGTAGAAATTCAAAGAATTGAACCTCCAAAGGATATTGTTGAAGCAATGAGTAAACAAATGAAAGCTGAAAGATTTAAAAGAGCTACCATTTTAGAATCTGAAGGTTATAAAGAATCTAAAATTAAAAAAGCTGAGGGAGATAAACAGTCTACAATTCTTGCAGCAGAAGCAGAAGCAGAAGCCATTAAACAAGTTGCAAATGCAGATAAATATAAAGAAATAGCTGTTGCTGAAGGTAAAGCAAAGGCTACTGAAATAACTTATAATGCAATCCATACTGGAAATCCAACTAATGATTTAATTGCTATTAAATATTTAGAGGCTCTTGAAAAAGTAGCTGACGGAAATGCTACTAAGATATTCCTACCAACCGAAGTTTCTGGAATTTTAGGATCTGTTGGAGGAATTGCTGAGTTGTTTAAAGAAGACTCTAAAGGGGTTAGAATTTTAGAAGGCTCTAGTAAAGAAATGCAAATTGATGAATCTAATGAAAAAACTGAATAA